One stretch of Chryseobacterium fluminis DNA includes these proteins:
- a CDS encoding T9SS type A sorting domain-containing protein: MKKLYRSAFFLCTILNFSAQEVIWQKDIQSNTQDFLSQVTTTIDGQYLISGSSIQSTKIPSGGGKQNKGYEFHLVKLNQKGEEVWEKYFSGQNHDFLSATVATQEGGFLLAGTSFSGKGLDKKEDSKGGSDIWLVRISPFAEEMWQKTIGTASDEEARAVIQTTDLGFFVAGNIQNSAKGYGSKDVLMVRLDKNGKELSQLILGGKGLDEVEKMIPTKDGGALLGIYSRSAAGGSKKTENFGEGDYWIIKLSKDGKVEWEKNFGGKGDDHLRTLALTSSGYIVGGESRSERSGNKSVGITEGTDVWLISLNNRGEEVWQKSYSFKNRDVLMGMSVIEKKEKGEKNKDLTTGILLGGYTQAEGRVEADDEKFWMLYVDENGNEQWRKHVKGQSSKKEERLSDIKLNRDGSIILAGTSADELGKENWKIVKLGDQQIDQLIEKQDIKIYPNPVSDYAYVEIGIDFTDAEIIVYDMGGRQLQSLKTKNKVTKINTQNLIQGAYLVVIKTDTDKTANGKLIKK, encoded by the coding sequence ATGAAAAAACTCTACAGGAGTGCATTTTTCTTATGCACTATTTTAAATTTTTCTGCCCAGGAAGTAATCTGGCAGAAAGACATCCAATCCAACACCCAGGATTTCCTGAGCCAGGTCACTACGACCATCGACGGGCAATACCTAATTTCGGGAAGCAGCATTCAAAGTACGAAGATACCGTCTGGAGGTGGTAAACAGAACAAGGGTTATGAATTTCATTTGGTTAAACTCAACCAAAAAGGCGAAGAAGTCTGGGAAAAATATTTCTCGGGACAGAATCACGATTTTTTATCGGCAACAGTTGCTACGCAGGAAGGTGGTTTTCTTTTGGCAGGAACTTCATTTTCAGGAAAAGGATTGGATAAAAAAGAAGACTCGAAAGGAGGATCCGATATATGGTTGGTCAGAATTAGTCCTTTTGCTGAAGAAATGTGGCAAAAAACGATCGGCACCGCTTCTGATGAAGAGGCGAGAGCGGTGATCCAGACCACCGATTTAGGCTTTTTTGTAGCCGGAAACATTCAAAATTCAGCCAAAGGATACGGATCGAAAGACGTTCTGATGGTAAGACTCGATAAAAATGGGAAAGAACTGTCCCAGCTGATTCTGGGCGGAAAAGGCCTGGATGAAGTGGAGAAAATGATCCCGACAAAAGATGGAGGTGCACTGCTAGGGATATACTCAAGAAGTGCAGCGGGAGGCTCCAAGAAGACCGAAAACTTCGGGGAAGGCGACTATTGGATCATAAAACTTTCCAAAGACGGAAAAGTGGAATGGGAAAAGAACTTCGGAGGAAAAGGAGATGACCATTTAAGAACACTGGCACTGACTTCCAGCGGCTATATCGTTGGAGGAGAATCAAGATCGGAAAGATCGGGAAATAAATCCGTCGGGATCACGGAAGGAACGGATGTATGGTTGATTTCGTTAAATAACAGGGGAGAAGAAGTCTGGCAGAAGTCCTACAGCTTTAAAAACAGGGATGTGCTGATGGGAATGAGTGTCATTGAGAAAAAAGAGAAAGGAGAAAAGAATAAAGACCTGACGACAGGGATTTTACTGGGAGGTTATACCCAGGCAGAGGGCAGGGTAGAGGCCGATGATGAAAAATTCTGGATGCTGTACGTGGACGAAAACGGAAATGAGCAGTGGAGAAAGCATGTGAAAGGGCAGTCTTCTAAAAAAGAGGAACGGTTATCTGATATTAAGCTCAACCGGGACGGCTCCATTATCCTGGCAGGCACCAGTGCCGACGAACTGGGAAAAGAGAACTGGAAAATTGTAAAGCTGGGAGATCAGCAGATTGATCAGCTGATCGAGAAGCAGGATATTAAGATCTACCCGAACCCGGTGTCGGATTATGCGTACGTAGAGATTGGGATAGATTTTACGGATGCGGAGATTATAGTGTATGATATGGGCGGAAGACAGCTGCAGAGTCTGAAAACCAAGAATAAGGTGACTAAGATCAATACACAGAATCTGATTCAGGGCGCTTACCTGGTGGTCATCAAAACGGATACGGATAAAACGGCGAATGGTAAACTGATTAAGAAATAA